From Mya arenaria isolate MELC-2E11 chromosome 12, ASM2691426v1, the proteins below share one genomic window:
- the LOC128211820 gene encoding ferric-chelate reductase 1-like, with protein MELFCSIILAVFTLYLEQGSCFPSGAPWDTCLTMFPKHNGQQRQTAPSHFRFHLQTASSFRPGDSINVSVTSEKAGHALTGIQLRARPTSGDRERIVGQFVAWPEEKTQALDCLGGIRNLITHSNNEPVTTLTFTWRAPDVNVGDVQFIATFVEDFDHFWVDQTLTLPSLEPPPTDKLGVDLSPNFDVIDWSECGVSKGCFLYPRACTGHDCYAAVSFRWTNGSLEFEMFASQEGYVAVGFSEDKHMGHDETVVCTAQGDSLAIQRGYNHETYNERQFKAGLSDVQARYVDGRLYCRFTRPIVMEMYVEKGHKKLREFNLEHAHYLMLAWGHIYDGTEVMGLHKELPPVSDGLVDFHLSAIIRGSSLPLAKQIHGTLMLVSWLLLAGSATVIARHYKTGFRGRLICKAQAWFQIHRFLAILLWLTTAASFILIFVVVGGWLPKWTSAAGNAHACLGVAVMAGSTLQVLAGVLRPAPGTRLRPIFNWGHFILGKATHITAGVCLFFAFYNSVIPAPQRKFAYIVLSVALVVHIAWDVGLDIAKCIHAKKSRDQYEMKTVDGTSSDVGNEPTIGQGPPEVTLYLYLSCILAVTCASITAIYMF; from the exons GATCGTGTTTCCCGTCTGGTGCCCCCTGGGACACGTGTCTAACGATGTTCCCCAAACATAACGGTCAGCAACGGCAGACGGCGCCCTCCCACTTCCGCTTTCACCTTCAGACGGCATCCAGCTTCCGGCCAGGGGACTCTATCAATG TGTCAGTTACCAGTGAAAAAGCTGGCCACGCTCTTACGGGAATCCAGCTGCGCGCAAGGCCAACGTCCGGCGACAGGGAACGCATTGTGGGCCAGTTCGTTGCCTGGCCGGAAGAAAAGACGCAGGCTCTCGACTGCCTCGGGGGAATCAGG AACCTGATAACACATTCAAACAACGAGCCAGTTACAACACTGACGTTTACGTGGCGTGCTCCGGACGTCAACGTCGGCGACGTGCAATTTAT tgcGACATTTGTCGAAGATTTCGACCACTTCTGGGTGGATCAGACGTTAACGTTGCCATCACTGGAGCCGCCTCCCACCGATAAACTGGGAGTAGAT ttGTCGCCCAATTTCGATGTAATCGACTGGTCGGAGTGCGGGGTTTCCAAGGGCTGCTTCCTGTATCCCCGCGCATGCACAGGACACGACTGCTATGCAGCAGTCAGTTTCCGATGGACGAATGGATCCCTGGAGTTTGAGATGTTTGCCTCACAGGAGGGTTATGTTGCCGTCGGCTTCTCTGAAGACAAACACATG GGTCATGACGAGACGGTGGTATGCACGGCCCAGGGGGACAGTCTGGCCATTCAACGTGGGTACAACCACGAGACTTACAACGAACGCCAGTTCAAG GCAGGGCTAAGCGACGTCCAAGCTCGTTACGTTGACGGACGCCTGTACTGCCGCTTCACCCGCCCAATTGTCATGGAAATGTATGTCGAAAAGGGACACAAGAAATTGAGGGAGTTCAATCTCGAGCATGCGCATTACCTAATGCTGGCATGGGGGCATATTTACGACG GGACGGAGGTTATGGGGTTGCACAAGGAGCTGCCGCCCGTTTCCGACGGTCTAGTAGACTTCCACTTGTCGGCTATTATCAGAGGCTCGTCCCTTCCGTTGGCGAAACAAATCCATG GGACGCTTATGCTGGTGTCCTGGCTGTTGCTAGCCGGAAGTGCCACTGTGATCGCCAGGCATTACAAGACCGGCTTCAGGGGGCGCCTTATCTGCAAGGCACAGGCCTGGTTCCAG atcCATCGTTTTTTGGCTATTCTCTTGTGGTTAACTACCGCCGCTAGCTTCATTCTGATTTTCGTTGTCGTCGGTGGCTGGCTTCCGAAG TGGACAAGCGCAGCAGGGAATGCGCATGCGTGTCTCGGTGTCGCTGTGATGGCAGGAAGTACGTTGCAGGTGCTGGCGGGGGTATTGAGGCCCGCCCCGGGGACGCGTTTGAGGCCAATCTTCAACTGGGGACACTTTATTCTGGGCAAGGCAACACACATCACTGCAG GTGTTTGCCTGTTTTTCGCATTTTACAACAGTGTGATTCCGGCTCCTCAGCGGAAGTTCGCCTATATTGTGCTCAGCGTGGCGCTTGTCGTCCATATCGCCTGGGACGTTGGCCTTGACATAGCAAAGTGCATCCACGCCAAGAAATCACGGG ATCAGTATGAGATGAAGACTGTTGATGGAACCTCGTCTGATGTGGGGAACGAGCCCACTATCGGACAGGGACCACCGGAAGTGACACTTTATCTATATCTGTCGTGCATTCTAGCGGTCACGTGTGCATCTATAACTGCTATTTACATGTTCTAA